The proteins below come from a single Miscanthus floridulus cultivar M001 chromosome 1, ASM1932011v1, whole genome shotgun sequence genomic window:
- the LOC136540375 gene encoding transcription factor UNE10-like isoform X1 yields the protein MNQCVPSWDLDDPAVVAGGGGGLNHHQVSTTTAGGAHRGLEVSAAGAAGGAFAPVVVPMSDQYYEVAELTWEKGNISSHGLGLLNRPVQHKYPPAAPPPLQLQAIGAGGGGASGDRETLEAVVGEAAARSHFLSSQPVQHPAPWVGVGGAVVDAVQGRSAADALVPCAARVQDEAAAEGGGDAGGSRRKRARVVGEDGGLVCASQGSTAATPAGRRGESSALLTLDACCGTGGADDVCGFTTTTTNNSTSLERDDKGSPDTENTSIGGGASDSRCFSRRSQRDGLCDEGENVVINGDGAMRSSISTKRSRAAAIHNESERKRRDRINQKMKTLQRLVPNSNKTDKASMLDEVIDYLKQLQAQAQVMSRLSSMMMPMGMAMPQLHQMSVMAQMAQMAQMAQMAQGMMNMGSLAQPGYAGLTPPMMHPPPSFVPMSWDPAAAAAATATATSSAAATSLAQQPGGGAVPGAFSAFLACQAQQNGQQQPGSMEAYNRMVALYQKMNQLQQGEPSSNPSKQ from the exons ATGAACCAGTGCGTGCCGAGCTGGGATCTGGACGACCCAGCGGTGGTAGCTGGCGGCGGAGGCGGCCTAAACCACCATCAGGTCTCGACGACGACCGCCGGCGGGGCGCACCGGGGCCTGGAGGTGTCAGCTGCTGGGGCCGCCGGCGGGGCGTTCGCTCCCGTCGTCGTGCCCATGTCGGACCAGTACTACGAGGTGGCGGAGCTGACGTGGGAGAAGGGCAACATCTCCTCTCACGGGCTGGGGCTGCTTAACCGCCCGGTGCAGCACAAGTAcccgcccgccgcgccgccgccgttgcagctGCAGGCCATaggagccggcggcggcggagcgtcTGGGGACCGCGAGACGCTGGAGGCGGTGGTCGGCGAGGCGGCCGCGCGGTCACACTTCCTCTCCTCGCAGCCGGTGCAGCACCCGGCGCCTTGGGTCGGGGTGGGCGGCGCCGTCGTCGACGCCGTGCAGGGGCGGTCCGCGGCGGACGCGCTAGTGCCGTGCGCTGCAAGGGTGCAGGACGAGGCGGCGGCAGAGGGAGGAGGAGACGCGGGCGGCTCGAGGAGGAAGCGGGCACGCGTGGTTGGCGAGGACGGCGGTCTGGTGTGCGCCAGCCAGGGGAGCACCGCCGCCAcgcccgccggccgccgcggcgAGAGCAGCGCGCTGCTCACGCTGGACGCCTGCTGCGGCACCGGCGGGGCTGATGACGTGTGCGGCTTCACAACGACGACCACCAACAACTCCACGTCCCTGGAGCGCGACGACAAGGGCTCCCCGGACACTGAGAACACCAGCATCGGTGGAGGGGCCAGTGATTCTCGCTGTTTCAGCCGTCGGTCACAG AGAGACGGCTTGTGCGACGAAGGGGAGAACGTGGTGATCAACGGGGACGGGGCGATGAGGTCGTCGATTTCTACCAAGAGGAGCCGGGCTGCTGCGATCCATAACGAATCTGAGCGT AAACGAAGGGACAGGATCAACCAGAAGATGAAAACGCTGCAAAGGCTCGTCCCGAACTCGAACAAG ACAGACAAGGCGTCGATGCTAGACGAGGTGATCGACTACCTGAAGCAGCTGCAGGCGCAGGCGCAGGTGATGAGCCGGCTGAGCAGCATGATGATGCCCATGGGCATGGCCATGCCGCAGCTCCACCAGATGTCCGTGATGGCCCAGATGGCGCAGATGGCCCAGATGGCACAGATGGCACAGGGCATGATGAACATGGGCTCCCTCGCCCAGCCGGGCTACGCAGGCCTCACGCCGCCCATGATGCACCCGCCGCCCTCCTTCGTCCCCATGTCCTGGGACCCTGCCGCCGCTgcagccgccaccgccaccgccacctccagcgccgccgccacctcccttGCCCAGCagcccggcggcggcgccgtgcCGGGCGCCTTCTCCGCCTTCCTGGCCTGCCAAGCGCAGCAGAACGGACAG CAGCAACCGGGTAGCATGGAGGCGTACAATAGGATGGTGGCGCTGTACCAGAAGATGAACCAGCTGCAGCAGGGCGAGCCCAGCAGCAACCCGTCCAAACAGTGA
- the LOC136540375 gene encoding transcription factor UNE10-like isoform X2, which yields MNQCVPSWDLDDPAVVAGGGGGLNHHQVSTTTAGGAHRGLEVSAAGAAGGAFAPVVVPMSDQYYEVAELTWEKGNISSHGLGLLNRPVQHKYPPAAPPPLQLQAIGAGGGGASGDRETLEAVVGEAAARSHFLSSQPVQHPAPWVGVGGAVVDAVQGRSAADALVPCAARVQDEAAAEGGGDAGGSRRKRARVVGEDGGLVCASQGSTAATPAGRRGESSALLTLDACCGTGGADDVCGFTTTTTNNSTSLERDDKGSPDTENTSIGGGASDSRCFSRRSQRDGLCDEGENVVINGDGAMRSSISTKRSRAAAIHNESERKRRDRINQKMKTLQRLVPNSNKTDKASMLDEVIDYLKQLQAQAQVMSRLSSMMMPMGMAMPQLHQMSVMAQMAQMAQMAQMAQGMMNMGSLAQPGYAGLTPPMMHPPPSFVPMSWDPAAAAAATATATSSAAATSLAQQPGGGAVPGAFSAFLACQAQQNGQQPGSMEAYNRMVALYQKMNQLQQGEPSSNPSKQ from the exons ATGAACCAGTGCGTGCCGAGCTGGGATCTGGACGACCCAGCGGTGGTAGCTGGCGGCGGAGGCGGCCTAAACCACCATCAGGTCTCGACGACGACCGCCGGCGGGGCGCACCGGGGCCTGGAGGTGTCAGCTGCTGGGGCCGCCGGCGGGGCGTTCGCTCCCGTCGTCGTGCCCATGTCGGACCAGTACTACGAGGTGGCGGAGCTGACGTGGGAGAAGGGCAACATCTCCTCTCACGGGCTGGGGCTGCTTAACCGCCCGGTGCAGCACAAGTAcccgcccgccgcgccgccgccgttgcagctGCAGGCCATaggagccggcggcggcggagcgtcTGGGGACCGCGAGACGCTGGAGGCGGTGGTCGGCGAGGCGGCCGCGCGGTCACACTTCCTCTCCTCGCAGCCGGTGCAGCACCCGGCGCCTTGGGTCGGGGTGGGCGGCGCCGTCGTCGACGCCGTGCAGGGGCGGTCCGCGGCGGACGCGCTAGTGCCGTGCGCTGCAAGGGTGCAGGACGAGGCGGCGGCAGAGGGAGGAGGAGACGCGGGCGGCTCGAGGAGGAAGCGGGCACGCGTGGTTGGCGAGGACGGCGGTCTGGTGTGCGCCAGCCAGGGGAGCACCGCCGCCAcgcccgccggccgccgcggcgAGAGCAGCGCGCTGCTCACGCTGGACGCCTGCTGCGGCACCGGCGGGGCTGATGACGTGTGCGGCTTCACAACGACGACCACCAACAACTCCACGTCCCTGGAGCGCGACGACAAGGGCTCCCCGGACACTGAGAACACCAGCATCGGTGGAGGGGCCAGTGATTCTCGCTGTTTCAGCCGTCGGTCACAG AGAGACGGCTTGTGCGACGAAGGGGAGAACGTGGTGATCAACGGGGACGGGGCGATGAGGTCGTCGATTTCTACCAAGAGGAGCCGGGCTGCTGCGATCCATAACGAATCTGAGCGT AAACGAAGGGACAGGATCAACCAGAAGATGAAAACGCTGCAAAGGCTCGTCCCGAACTCGAACAAG ACAGACAAGGCGTCGATGCTAGACGAGGTGATCGACTACCTGAAGCAGCTGCAGGCGCAGGCGCAGGTGATGAGCCGGCTGAGCAGCATGATGATGCCCATGGGCATGGCCATGCCGCAGCTCCACCAGATGTCCGTGATGGCCCAGATGGCGCAGATGGCCCAGATGGCACAGATGGCACAGGGCATGATGAACATGGGCTCCCTCGCCCAGCCGGGCTACGCAGGCCTCACGCCGCCCATGATGCACCCGCCGCCCTCCTTCGTCCCCATGTCCTGGGACCCTGCCGCCGCTgcagccgccaccgccaccgccacctccagcgccgccgccacctcccttGCCCAGCagcccggcggcggcgccgtgcCGGGCGCCTTCTCCGCCTTCCTGGCCTGCCAAGCGCAGCAGAACGGACAG CAACCGGGTAGCATGGAGGCGTACAATAGGATGGTGGCGCTGTACCAGAAGATGAACCAGCTGCAGCAGGGCGAGCCCAGCAGCAACCCGTCCAAACAGTGA
- the LOC136462791 gene encoding uncharacterized protein has product MAQPPNPKRRSLPLPDWRSGLPEDLLESIGQRLVSGHDVASFRSASSAWRAAVPFVIFGPLLLLLFDPDSDRVGFYCVPEKKVLSKTLSDMHSKVACGSSCGWLVLMDEAASVTLLNPFVGARAPHVELPPIVLSAPPDAAGRECVAMAMLGCSREVAFCRVGVNSAWMLLDTKLEFSVGSIVHYQDKFLAIDCTREISVCSCNAAGATPTATLLPSLSPPAGLCHHSYLELNGEPHIVGAMVSTFYET; this is encoded by the exons atggctcagcctcccaatcccaagagaaggtccctacctctccctgactggagatccggcttgccagaggatctcctcgagtccatcgggcagcgtctcgTGTCGGGCCACGACGTggcgtccttccgatccgcttCCTCCGCATGGCGCGCCGCTGTCCCGTTCGTGATCTTCGGGCCGCTCTTGCTGCTCCTGTTCGACCCCGACTCAgaccgcgtcggcttctactgtgtcccggagaagaaggtcttgtccaagacgctgtCTGACATGCACAGCAAGGTGGCATGCGGCTCCTCATGTGGGTGGCTGGTGCTCATGGACGAGGCGGCAtccgtgacgctgctgaatccattcgtcGGTGCCCGTGCCCCCCACGTTGAGCTCCCGCCA atcgtgctctcggcgccgccggacgccgccggccgcgagtgcgtggccatggccatgcttgggtgctctaGGGAGGTCGCGTTCTGCCGGGTTGGAGTCAACAGCGCATGGatgctgctcgacaccaaactagagttctCCGTGGGATCCATCGTCCACtaccaagacaagttcttggcgatcgactgcactagagaaatctccgtctgcagctgcaacgccgccggcgctactccaaccgcgacgttgctgccatcgctgtcgccacctgcAGGGCTCTGCCACCACAGCTACCTAGAATTAAATGGTGAGCcacacattgtgggtgccatggtgagcacgttctATGAGACATAG